A DNA window from Mastacembelus armatus chromosome 11, fMasArm1.2, whole genome shotgun sequence contains the following coding sequences:
- the khdrbs1b gene encoding KH domain-containing, RNA-binding, signal transduction-associated protein 1b isoform X1, whose translation MENDDKYLPELLAEKDSLDSSFKHAMKLLNAEIDRIQKGETKKEAETYLDLFTTKNIKLKERVLIPVKQYPKFNFVGKILGPQGNTIKRLQEETGAKISVLGKGSMRDKSKEEGLRKGGEPKYAHLSMELHVFIEVFAPVPEAYLRMAHAMEEVKKFLFPDMMDDICQEQFMEMSYLNGGQEHGARGRGGLPVRGRGVPPGGAHSFFSRGRGMPPRGAATRGGVTRGGAVRGTPAGRGGPPAAPARGAAAPRARPPAAGPPQRMAPPPPHQHTPAPAAESYDEYGYDESYTDTAYESYDSYYSQPQAEPEYYDYGHGETTESYESYGQDDWNGTQRTTPGKAPPPSRGAKTPYREHPYRQY comes from the exons ATGGAGAACGACGACAAATACCTCCCCGAGCTGCTAGCAGAGAAGGACAGCCTGGACTCGTCGTTTAAACACGCCATGAAACTTTTAAACGCAG AAATTGATAGAATCCAGAAAGGCGAGACTAAAAAGGAGGCAGAAACGTACCTGGACCTTTTCACAACAAAGAACATCAAACTTAAGGAGCGTGTGCTCATACCTGTCAAACAGTACCCGAAG TTCAATTTCGTGGGGAAGATTTTGGGACCTCAGGGCAATACAATCAAACGTCTGCAGGAAGAGACTGGGGCCAAGATCTCTGTGCTGGGCAAAGGATCCATGAGAGACAAATCCAAG GAGGAGGGGCTGAGGAAAGGAGGTGAGCCAAAGTACGCCCACTTGTCTATGGAGCTGCATGTATTCATTGAGGTGTTTGCCCCCGTGCCCGAGGCCTACTTACGCATGGCGCATGCTATGGAGGAGGTCAAGAAgttcctgtttcct gaTATGATGGATGATATCTGCCAAGAGCAATTCATGGAGATGAGCTACCTGAATGGAGGCCAGGAGCATGGAGCCCGAGGCCGAGGAGGTCTGCCGGTCAGGGGCCGTGGAGTCCCCCCTGGCGGAGCACACAG TTTTTTCTCCAGGGGTAGGGGAATGCCTCCTCGTGGTGCAGCCACTAGGGGAGGTGTCACCCGCGGTGGTGCAGTGAGGGGCACCCCAGCGGGCCGAGGAGGACCCCCTGCAGCACCTGCCAGGGGAGCAGCGGCTCCCCGTGCCAGGCCCCCAGCTGCCGGACCCCCACAGAGGATGGCGCCTCCACCCCCCCACCAGCACACCCCTGCTCCAGCTGCCGAGAGCTACGATGAATAT ggCTACGATGAGAGCTACACAGACACGGCCTACGAGTCATACGACAGCTATTATAGTCAGCCGCAGGC AGAGCCAGAATATTACGACTACGGACACGGAGAGACCACAGAATCATATGAGTCATATG GCCAAGATGATTGGAATGGAACACAGCGAACGACTCCAGGGAAGGCCCCTCCCCCCTCCAGAGGTGCCAAGACGCCTTACCGGGAGCACCCATACCGACAGTACTGA
- the khdrbs1b gene encoding KH domain-containing, RNA-binding, signal transduction-associated protein 1b isoform X2 → MENDDKYLPELLAEKDSLDSSFKHAMKLLNAEIDRIQKGETKKEAETYLDLFTTKNIKLKERVLIPVKQYPKFNFVGKILGPQGNTIKRLQEETGAKISVLGKGSMRDKSKEEGLRKGGEPKYAHLSMELHVFIEVFAPVPEAYLRMAHAMEEVKKFLFPDMMDDICQEQFMEMSYLNGGQEHGARGRGGLPVRGRGVPPGGAHRGRGMPPRGAATRGGVTRGGAVRGTPAGRGGPPAAPARGAAAPRARPPAAGPPQRMAPPPPHQHTPAPAAESYDEYGYDESYTDTAYESYDSYYSQPQAEPEYYDYGHGETTESYESYGQDDWNGTQRTTPGKAPPPSRGAKTPYREHPYRQY, encoded by the exons ATGGAGAACGACGACAAATACCTCCCCGAGCTGCTAGCAGAGAAGGACAGCCTGGACTCGTCGTTTAAACACGCCATGAAACTTTTAAACGCAG AAATTGATAGAATCCAGAAAGGCGAGACTAAAAAGGAGGCAGAAACGTACCTGGACCTTTTCACAACAAAGAACATCAAACTTAAGGAGCGTGTGCTCATACCTGTCAAACAGTACCCGAAG TTCAATTTCGTGGGGAAGATTTTGGGACCTCAGGGCAATACAATCAAACGTCTGCAGGAAGAGACTGGGGCCAAGATCTCTGTGCTGGGCAAAGGATCCATGAGAGACAAATCCAAG GAGGAGGGGCTGAGGAAAGGAGGTGAGCCAAAGTACGCCCACTTGTCTATGGAGCTGCATGTATTCATTGAGGTGTTTGCCCCCGTGCCCGAGGCCTACTTACGCATGGCGCATGCTATGGAGGAGGTCAAGAAgttcctgtttcct gaTATGATGGATGATATCTGCCAAGAGCAATTCATGGAGATGAGCTACCTGAATGGAGGCCAGGAGCATGGAGCCCGAGGCCGAGGAGGTCTGCCGGTCAGGGGCCGTGGAGTCCCCCCTGGCGGAGCACACAG GGGTAGGGGAATGCCTCCTCGTGGTGCAGCCACTAGGGGAGGTGTCACCCGCGGTGGTGCAGTGAGGGGCACCCCAGCGGGCCGAGGAGGACCCCCTGCAGCACCTGCCAGGGGAGCAGCGGCTCCCCGTGCCAGGCCCCCAGCTGCCGGACCCCCACAGAGGATGGCGCCTCCACCCCCCCACCAGCACACCCCTGCTCCAGCTGCCGAGAGCTACGATGAATAT ggCTACGATGAGAGCTACACAGACACGGCCTACGAGTCATACGACAGCTATTATAGTCAGCCGCAGGC AGAGCCAGAATATTACGACTACGGACACGGAGAGACCACAGAATCATATGAGTCATATG GCCAAGATGATTGGAATGGAACACAGCGAACGACTCCAGGGAAGGCCCCTCCCCCCTCCAGAGGTGCCAAGACGCCTTACCGGGAGCACCCATACCGACAGTACTGA